In Hevea brasiliensis isolate MT/VB/25A 57/8 chromosome 13, ASM3005281v1, whole genome shotgun sequence, a single genomic region encodes these proteins:
- the LOC110662014 gene encoding cytokinin dehydrogenase 3-like produces MACWNSLIPRVIFVSLFITLFTSTPGKTEPLACPLPPELADRVHVDPAAIESASTDYGNIVHNKPAAVLYPSSVQDISSLIEASFTCSTPFGISSRGNGHSTHGQDMANNGVVVDMKGLREQKKRDRIFISKRPLFADVGGEQLWIDVLNATVKEGLAPVSWTDFLELSVGGTLSNAGISGQTFRFGPQISNVYELDVVTGKGELVTCSANNNSELFYGVLGGLGQFGIITRARIALGLAFKRVLWAQILYSNFSAFTIDQEHFIATHGRRPGNDISYLEGGLVLDNGTPNTWRTFFFPAADLPKISSLVKQHGIIYSLEIARSYEDLTEKTVEKEMKQFIKGLSSVPEYIYQKNVSFEEFLTRVQIQVQKNESHPWLNLFIPKSVISDFDSGVFRDIVLKRNITTGPVLFYPMFRNKWDDRMSAAIPDEDIFYTAGLLYTSGINDWQVYEDQNKAILEFCDKAGINVKQYLPNHATKNEWIKHFGSKWTDFEQRKALFDPKMILSPGQRIFNNN; encoded by the exons ATGGCCTGCTGGAATTCTCTGATCCCAAGAGTTATTTTTGTTAGCCTTTTCATTACACTTTTCACGTCCACTCCAGGGAAAACAGAACCCTTGGCATGTCCATTGCCACCTGAACTCGCAGACAGGGTTCATGTCGATCCTGCCGCCATAGAATCAGCCTCTACCGATTACGGTAACATAGTCCATAACAAACCAGCTGCCGTTCTTTACCCATCATCCGTTCAAGATATCTCCAGTCTAATTGAAGCCTCCTTCACTTGTTCAACACCGTTTGGAATATCCTCTAGGGGCAATGGCCATAGTACCCATGGACAGGACATGGCTAACAATGGGGTGGTGGTGGACATGAAGGGTTTAAGGGAACAGAAGAAAAGAGATAGGATTTTTATCTCTAAACGCCCTTTGTTTGCTGATGTTGGAGGTGAGCAGCTATGGATTGATGTGCTAAATGCAACAGTGAAAGAAGGGCTTGCACCTGTTTCATGGACTGACTTTTTGGAACTAAGCGTTGGTGGGACTCTTTCTAATGCTGGAATCAGTGGGCAAACGTTTCGTTTTGGTCCTCAGATTAGCAACGTTTATGAACTGGATGTTGTCACTG GAAAAGGAGAGCTCGTGACCTGCTCCGCAAATAACAACTCTGAGCTGTTCTATGGGGTCTTGGGCGGCTTAGGCCAGTTTGGGATTATAACCAGAGCAAGGATTGCCCTAGGCCTTGCTTTCAAAAGG gTTCTGTGGGCCCAAATACTTTACAGTAATTTCTCAGCTTTTACCATAGACCAAGAACATTTTATTGCAACTCATGGAAGGAGACCAGGCAATGATATAAGTTACTTGGAAGGTGGACTTGTATTGGACAATGGTACTCCTAATACTTGGAGAACATTCTTTTTCCCAGCGGCAGATCTCCCCAAAATTTCATCCCTAGTAAAACAACATGGCATCATCTACAGTCTAGAAATAGCCCGCAGCTATGAGGATCTCACCGAGAAAACTGTAGAGAAG GAGATGAAACAGTTTATCAAAGGGCTTAGCTCCGTGCCTGAATATATTTACCAAAAAAATGTCTCCTTTGAAGAATTCTTAACCAGAGTCCAAATCCAAGTGCAGAAAAATGAAAGCCATCCATGGCTAAATCTCTTCATTCCAAAATCAGTGATTTCAGACTTCGATTCAGGTGTTTTCAGGGACATTGTTCTTAAACGAAACATTACCACAGGACCTGTCCTTTTCTACCCCATGTTCCGAAACAA ATGGGATGATAGGATGTCCGCAGCCATACCAGATGAAGATATTTTCTACACTGCAGGCCTTCTATATACAAGTGGGATTAACGATTGGCAGGTCTATGAGGATCAAAACAAAGCAATATTAGAATTCTGTGATAAAGCTGGTATCAACGTTAAGCAGTATCTTCCCAATCATGCGACTAAAAATGAGTGGATTAAACATTTTGGCTCGAAATGGACAGATTTTGAGCAGAGGAAAGCTTTGTTTGATCCGAAAATGATATTGTCACCTGGACAGAGAATTTTCAACAATAACTAA
- the LOC110662016 gene encoding cytokinin dehydrogenase 3-like, with product MACSNYSLIPRFILVILFIIFCTSTPGKSELCPLPPELASKLQFDTAAIESASTDYGNIVHNKPAAVFYPSSVQDISSLINASFTCSTPFGISTRGNGHSTYGQDMANNGVVVDMKGLREQKKGDGVVIISKNPLIADVGGEQLWIDVLNATTKEGVAPVSWTDYLELSVGGTLSNAGISGQTFRFGPQISNVYELDVVTGKGELVTCNPNNNSDLFYGVLGGLGQFGIITRASIVLAPAPKRVLWSQTLFSNFSDFTTAQENFIANNTLKPGDNNNGMIYLEGGLILDNGTPNTWRTFFFPPADLPKISSLVKQHGIIYSLEIARSYEDVTKKTVEKEMKQSIKGLSSMPEYSYQKDVSYVEFLTRVQITVLQNESHPWLNLLIPKSRISDFDSGVFRDIVLKRNITTGPVLFYPMFRNTWNNKTSAAIPDEDIFYTAGLLYTSGINDWQVYEDQNKAILEFCDKAGINVKQYLANHTTKEEWIQHFGSKWAEFEQRKALFDPKMILSPGQRIFNNN from the exons ATGGCCTGCAGTAATTATTCTCTAATCCCAAGATTTATCCTTGTTATCCTTTTCATAATCTTTTGCACGTCCACTCCAGGGAAATCAGAACTATGTCCATTGCCACCTGAACTTGCTTCTAAGCTTCAATTCGATACTGCCGCCATAGAATCAGCATCCACCGATTACGGTAACATCGTCCATAACAAACCAGCAGCTGTTTTTTACCCTTCATCCGTACAAGATATCTCCAGTCTAATCAATGCCTCCTTCACTTGTTCAACACCTTTTGGAATATCCACTAGGGGCAATGGCCATAGTACCTATGGACAGGACATGGCTAACAATGGAGTGGTGGTGGACATGAAGGGTTTAAGGGAACAGAAGAAAGGGGATGGGGTTGTAATTATCTCTAAAAATCCTTTGATTGCTGATGTTGGAGGTGAGCAGCTATGGATTGATGTGCTAAATGCAACAACGAAAGAAGGCGTTGCACCTGTTTCATGGACTGACTATTTGGAACTAAGCGTTGGTGGGACTCTTTCTAATGCTGGAATCAGTGGGCAAACGTTTCGTTTTGGTCCTCAGATTAGCAACGTTTATGAACTGGATGTTGTTACTG GAAAAGGAGAGCTCGTGACCTGCAACCCAAATAACAATTCTGATCTGTTCTATGGAGTTTTGGGCGGCCTAGGCCAGTTTGGGATTATAACCAGAGCAAGCATTGTCTTAGCCCCTGCTCCCAAAAGG GTTCTGTGGTCACAAACACTTTTCAGCAATTTCTCAGATTTTACCACAGCCCAAGAAAATTTTATTGCAAACAATACATTGAAACCAGGCGATAATAATAATGGAATGATATATTTGGAAGGTGGACTTATATTGGACAATGGCACTCCTAATACTTGGAGAACCTTCTTTTTCCCACCGGCAGATCTCCCCAAAATTTCATCCCTAGTAAAACAACATGGCATCATCTACAGCCTAGAAATAGCCCGCAGCTATGAGGATGTCACCAAGAAAACTGTGGAGAAG GAAATGAAACAGTCTATCAAAGGCCTTAGCTCAATGCCTGAATATAGTTACCAAAAAGATGTCTCCTATGTAGAATTCTTAACAAGAGTCCAAATCACAGTGCTGCAGAATGAAAGCCATCCATGGCTAAATCTCTTAATACCAAAATCAAGGATTTCAGACTTCGATTCAGGTGTTTTCAGGGACATTGTTCTTAAACGAAACATTACCACCGGACCTGTCCTTTTCTACCCCATGTTCCGAAACAC ATGGAATAACAAGACGTCCGCAGCCATACCAGATGAAGATATTTTCTACACTGCAGGACTTCTATATACAAGTGGGATTAACGATTGGCAGGTTTATGAGGATCAAAACAAAGCAATATTAGAGTTCTGTGATAAAGCTGGTATCAACGTTAAGCAGTATCTTGCCAATCATACAACAAAAGAAGAGTGGATTCAGCATTTTGGCTCGAAATGGGCAGAATTTGAGCAGAGGAAAGCTTTGTTTGATCCGAAAATGATATTGTCACCTGGACAGAGAATTTTCAACAATAACTAA
- the LOC110662017 gene encoding transcription factor JUNGBRUNNEN 1: protein MNSNNNTETRPDHMDDDEEEVALPGFRFHPTDEELVGFYLRRKIDKKPLSIELIKQVDIYKYDPWDLPKPSSVGEKEGYFFCKRGRKYRNSIRPNRVTRSGFWKATGIDKPVYSNGGEGRDCIGLKKTLVYYRGSAGKGTKTEWMMHEFRLPANDSNTTNLVNAKSSAQEAEVWTLCRIFKRNVSHRKYTPDWREISNKRQPVAIDISSKTCSVDSNSRENYLSFGAPRIQYSDKKPVINHVNERKQLHADQLSSITQPPSMASSSNISSPYENEVFAYGDWDELRSVVEFAFGPSLL, encoded by the exons ATGAACAGCAACAACAATACTGAAACTCGTCCAGATCATATGGACGATGATGAAGAAGAAGTTGCACTCCCAGGGTTTCGTTTCCACCCAACTGATGAAGAACTTGTAGGGTTCTATCTTCGAAGAAAGATTGACAAGAAACCACTCAGTATTGAGCTCATCAAACAAGTTGATATCTACAAATACGATCCATGGGATCTTCCAA AGCCTAGCAGTGTTGGAGAGAAAGAAGGATACTTCTTTTGCAAAAGAGGGAGGAAGTACAGGAATAGCATAAGACCAAATAGAGTGACGAGGTCTGGATTCTGGAAAGCAACTGGCATTGATAAGCCTGTGTACTCAAATGGAGGAGAAGGCAGAGACTGCATTGGGCTCAAGAAAACTTTAGTATACTACCGAGGAAGTGCAGGAAAAGGCACCAAAACCGAGTGGATGATGCACGAGTTTCGCCTCCCCGCCAACGATAGCAACACCACCAACCTTGTCAACGCTAAAAGCTCTGCCCAAGAAGCG GAAGTTTGGACACTGTGCCGAATTTTCAAGAGAAATGTGTCGCACAGAAAGTACACACCAGATTGGAGAGAAATATCTAACAAACGTCAACCAGTTGCAATTGACATAAGCTCTAAGACATGCAGTGTGGATTCTAACAGTCGAGAAAACTACCTTAGTTTTGGTGCTCCACGCATTCAATATAGCGATAAGAAGCCTGTTATTAATCATGTCAATGAGAGGAAACAGTTGCATGCAGACCAACTGAGCTCTATAACTCAGCCTCCATCTATGGCATCCTCGTCGAATATTTCAAGTCCTTACGAGAATGAGGTCTTCGCTTATGGTGATTGGGATGAACTTAGATCAGTTGTGGAGTTTGCTTTTGGTCCTTCACTTCTGTAA